From one Lycium barbarum isolate Lr01 chromosome 6, ASM1917538v2, whole genome shotgun sequence genomic stretch:
- the LOC132644513 gene encoding uncharacterized protein LOC132644513, with amino-acid sequence MAVKLVVEGFTLNIISAYAPQAGLDGEEKRSFWEDLDEVVGGIPPTKKLFMGGDFNGHIGSTSGGYDEEHRGFGLGVRNGGGVSLLDFAKAFGLVVANSRFPKREQHLVTFRSSTAAT; translated from the coding sequence ATGGCGGTTAAgttagttgtggaagggtttaccttgaacattattagtgcttacgcacCACAAGCGGGCTTGGACGGGGAGGAGAAGAGGAGCTTCTGGGAGGATTTGGATGAAGTGGTGGGAGGTATACCGCCCACCAAGAAGTTATTCAtgggaggagatttcaatggacacatcggctCAACCTCGGGGGGTTATGATGAAGAGCATCGAGGTTTCGGCCTCGGagtcaggaatggaggaggagtctcacttctgGATTTCGCTAAAGCCTTTGGATTGGTAGTAGCTAACTCGCGTTTCCCGAAGAGAGagcagcacttggtaacctttcgtagttcgacAGCTGCGACATAG